A window of the Microbulbifer aggregans genome harbors these coding sequences:
- the glmS gene encoding glutamine--fructose-6-phosphate transaminase (isomerizing), giving the protein MCGIVGALAQRNVNEILLEGLRRLEYRGYDSAGVCLLDSDGQLQLRKSEGKVADLEARLAASPASGRLGIAHTRWATHGAPSDRNSHPHVSGDFALVHNGIIENHQSLREELKARGYQFISDTDTEVVVHLIHSLADEGHDLLSAVTAATERLDGAYALGVISAREPNNLVCARSGSPLVIGVGIEENFIASDPMALRQVTDRFIFLEEGDVAEVTAAGIAVRDRNGEEVSRPVHKLDGGHDAADKGRYRHYMQKEIFEQPAVVAATMAGRIGNETVLPEALGARANEILPEVKQVQIVACGTSYHAGLVARYWLEDWAGIPCSVEVASEIRYRKTAVRPGTLFVTISQSGETADTLAALRQAKELGYLASMTICNVPNSSLVRESELSLMTEAGPEIGVASTKAFTTQLVALQLFCIALAKVNGLPKDREAELVRSLHQLPELMEAFTGLDKTVQDTSEAFAEKHHALFLGRGVEYPIALEGALKLKEISYIHAEAYPAGELKHGPLALVDADMPVVVVAPNDELLEKLKSNLQEVRARGGELFVFASPKAGFTSEPGITVVEVPDAPESLHPILYTVPLQLLSYHVALLKGTDVDQPRNLAKSVTVE; this is encoded by the coding sequence ATGTGTGGAATCGTCGGAGCGCTGGCCCAGCGCAATGTGAATGAAATCCTGCTGGAGGGGTTGCGCCGCCTGGAGTACCGCGGTTACGACTCCGCCGGTGTCTGCCTGCTGGACAGCGACGGGCAGCTGCAGTTGCGTAAGAGTGAAGGCAAAGTTGCTGATCTGGAAGCACGCCTCGCCGCCAGCCCGGCATCCGGCCGCCTGGGTATCGCCCACACGCGCTGGGCCACCCACGGTGCGCCCTCTGACAGAAATTCCCACCCGCATGTCTCCGGCGATTTTGCCCTGGTGCACAACGGCATCATCGAAAACCACCAGAGCCTGCGCGAGGAGCTGAAAGCCCGCGGTTATCAGTTCATCTCGGACACCGATACGGAAGTTGTGGTGCACCTGATTCACTCGCTTGCGGATGAAGGGCACGATCTTTTGTCCGCGGTCACGGCGGCCACAGAGCGCCTCGACGGCGCCTATGCGCTGGGCGTGATCAGTGCGCGGGAGCCGAACAACCTGGTCTGTGCCCGCTCCGGCAGTCCACTGGTGATCGGGGTGGGCATCGAGGAAAACTTCATTGCCTCTGACCCCATGGCCCTGCGCCAGGTGACGGACCGCTTTATTTTCCTGGAAGAAGGTGATGTGGCGGAAGTCACTGCGGCGGGCATTGCCGTGCGCGACAGGAATGGCGAGGAAGTGAGCCGCCCGGTGCACAAGCTGGATGGTGGCCACGATGCCGCCGACAAGGGACGTTATCGTCACTACATGCAGAAGGAAATCTTCGAGCAGCCAGCCGTGGTGGCTGCCACCATGGCCGGGCGTATCGGCAACGAGACGGTGCTGCCGGAAGCCCTGGGTGCGCGGGCCAACGAGATCCTGCCGGAAGTGAAACAGGTGCAGATTGTCGCCTGTGGCACCAGCTACCATGCCGGTCTGGTTGCCCGCTACTGGCTGGAGGATTGGGCTGGAATCCCCTGCTCGGTGGAAGTGGCCAGTGAGATTCGCTACCGCAAAACGGCGGTTCGCCCCGGCACCCTGTTTGTCACTATCTCCCAGTCCGGCGAGACCGCTGACACCCTGGCAGCACTGCGGCAGGCCAAGGAACTGGGTTACCTGGCCTCGATGACCATCTGTAACGTACCGAACAGCTCGCTGGTGCGGGAGTCCGAACTTTCTCTGATGACCGAGGCTGGTCCGGAGATTGGTGTCGCCTCCACCAAGGCCTTCACCACCCAGCTGGTGGCGCTGCAGCTGTTCTGCATCGCTCTGGCCAAGGTCAACGGCCTGCCCAAAGATCGCGAGGCTGAGCTGGTGCGTTCCCTGCACCAGTTACCGGAACTGATGGAGGCATTCACCGGGCTGGACAAGACCGTGCAGGACACTAGTGAGGCCTTCGCCGAGAAGCACCACGCTCTGTTTCTGGGTCGGGGCGTCGAATACCCGATTGCCCTGGAAGGTGCGTTGAAGCTGAAAGAGATTTCCTATATCCACGCCGAGGCCTATCCCGCCGGCGAGCTGAAGCACGGCCCCCTGGCGCTGGTGGATGCGGATATGCCGGTGGTCGTGGTGGCCCCGAATGACGAACTGCTGGAGAAGCTCAAGTCCAACCTGCAGGAAGTACGTGCCCGCGGCGGTGAGCTGTTCGTTTTCGCCAGCCCCAAGGCCGGCTTCACCAGCGAACCGGGCATCACCGTGGTGGAAGTGCCGGATGCCCCGGAGAGCCTGCACCCGATTCTGTACACCGTGCCGCTGCAGTTGCTGTCTTACCACGTGGCCCTGCTCAAGGGCACCGACGTGGACCAGCCGCGCAACCTGGCCAAGTCCGTCACCGTCGAGTAA
- a CDS encoding DeoR/GlpR family DNA-binding transcription regulator, producing the protein MSKRNTQQRRHQILAVVTENGEATVEELARRFETSEVTIRKDLTAMENHGLLLRRHGGAIPVPRELVVEEAPSEVKRAIGRAAAALIPDHHRIVIDYGRTTAAMIPELNHKRGLVVMTNSLHVANALRELENEPTLLMTGGTWDPHFEAFQGLVAEQVLRGYDFDRAFIGADGIDLERGTCTFNEQIGLSRVMAEVAREVVVLAESSKVGRRIPNLELPWESVSTLVTDAGLEDATATAIEALGVNLICAEVSAYA; encoded by the coding sequence ATGTCGAAACGCAATACCCAGCAGCGCCGCCACCAGATTCTCGCTGTGGTCACCGAAAATGGCGAAGCCACTGTCGAGGAGCTGGCCCGGCGATTCGAAACCTCAGAGGTTACGATCCGCAAGGACCTGACGGCGATGGAAAATCACGGCCTGCTGTTGCGCCGCCATGGCGGTGCCATACCCGTGCCGCGGGAGCTGGTGGTCGAGGAGGCCCCGTCCGAGGTCAAGCGCGCCATCGGTCGCGCCGCTGCCGCGCTGATCCCGGACCACCACCGCATCGTGATCGACTATGGCCGCACGACCGCCGCCATGATTCCGGAGCTGAACCACAAGCGTGGACTGGTGGTAATGACCAACTCCCTGCACGTGGCGAATGCCCTGCGGGAACTGGAGAACGAGCCGACTCTGTTGATGACCGGCGGCACCTGGGATCCCCATTTCGAGGCCTTCCAGGGGCTGGTGGCTGAGCAGGTTTTGCGCGGCTATGACTTCGACCGCGCCTTTATCGGTGCCGATGGTATCGACCTCGAGCGTGGCACCTGCACCTTCAATGAGCAGATAGGCCTGTCCCGCGTCATGGCGGAAGTGGCGCGCGAAGTGGTGGTGCTGGCGGAGTCCAGCAAAGTGGGTCGACGCATCCCGAATCTGGAGCTGCCCTGGGAGAGTGTCTCCACGCTGGTGACCGACGCGGGGCTGGAAGATGCCACCGCGACCGCCATCGAGGCCCTCGGCGTGAATCTGATCTGCGCCGAAGTAAGCGCTTACGCCTAG
- a CDS encoding dihydrolipoamide acetyltransferase family protein — MKLFKLPDLGEGLPDAVIREWHVAEGDTIAAHAPLVTVETAKALVEVPAPWGGRIEKLFAAEDETLDVGQPLVGFAEEADRRERDRHHERAEPSKETADAGTVVGRIQAGGGSIGAELAPQPLTARRATPSVRALARLLRVDLDQLTPAAERFTAEEVRAAAAPTRAESGSTLRPAAQQKDDTRSPARRAMALAMSRARDQVAPMTLLDEVDVHSWWGKESATLRLIRAIEAACRAEPNLNALYEDDRLTPASGVNLGLAVDSPRGLFVPVLRDIGARTDEELLQQIDTYKRQARESGINREDLQGATILLSNFGALAGRFATPVVMPPTVAIIGAGRTVESVVPIDGKPAVRPLLPLSVSADHRAVTGGELARFLAALGTALSK, encoded by the coding sequence GTGAAGCTCTTCAAGCTGCCGGACCTCGGTGAGGGCCTGCCGGACGCGGTAATCCGCGAGTGGCATGTGGCCGAGGGGGATACCATCGCGGCCCATGCGCCTCTGGTCACGGTAGAGACCGCCAAGGCATTGGTCGAGGTACCGGCCCCCTGGGGCGGGCGCATCGAAAAATTGTTTGCCGCCGAGGATGAGACACTGGATGTCGGCCAACCGCTGGTCGGATTTGCCGAGGAGGCGGATCGCCGGGAGCGCGACAGGCACCATGAGCGGGCCGAGCCGAGTAAAGAGACTGCGGATGCCGGCACGGTGGTGGGCAGGATTCAGGCGGGCGGTGGCAGCATCGGCGCCGAGCTCGCGCCGCAACCGCTCACAGCCAGGCGCGCGACACCCTCGGTGCGGGCGCTAGCCCGCCTACTTCGTGTTGACCTCGATCAACTGACCCCGGCCGCGGAGCGTTTTACTGCAGAAGAAGTGCGCGCGGCCGCCGCGCCCACCCGGGCTGAATCCGGAAGCACGCTGCGGCCTGCTGCACAGCAAAAGGACGATACCCGCTCACCGGCGCGCCGTGCCATGGCTCTCGCCATGAGTCGAGCCCGGGACCAGGTCGCCCCTATGACCCTTCTGGACGAGGTCGATGTGCACAGCTGGTGGGGCAAAGAATCTGCGACACTGCGCCTGATCCGCGCCATCGAAGCCGCCTGTCGGGCGGAGCCCAACCTCAACGCACTCTATGAGGACGATCGCCTCACGCCTGCATCGGGCGTCAATCTCGGTCTTGCGGTGGACTCTCCCCGGGGGCTGTTTGTCCCCGTCCTGCGGGATATTGGCGCGCGCACCGACGAGGAGCTGCTGCAGCAAATCGACACTTACAAACGTCAGGCGCGGGAGAGCGGTATCAACCGCGAGGACCTGCAGGGAGCCACCATACTGCTCTCCAACTTCGGCGCCCTTGCCGGGCGATTCGCCACGCCGGTCGTCATGCCTCCTACCGTGGCGATCATCGGTGCCGGTCGCACGGTGGAATCGGTGGTACCCATCGATGGGAAACCCGCTGTGCGACCGCTGTTACCGCTTTCCGTGAGCGCCGACCATCGGGCGGTAACCGGGGGTGAGCTGGCCCGATTTCTCGCCGCTCTGGGCACCGCCCTGTCGAAATAA
- a CDS encoding alpha-ketoacid dehydrogenase subunit beta, with amino-acid sequence MAEITLVEAVNQALAHELAADPRVILFGQDIGANGGVFRATDGLQKRFGDERVRDTPLAENMIAGIAVGMAVQGLRPVAEFQFMGFIYPGLDHILSHAARYRNRTRGRLSCPVVYRAPYGGGIHAPEHHSENTEAIFAHIPGLRVVVPSSPARAYGLLLAAIRDPDPVVFLEPKRIYRAVRQEVPDGGEALPLDRCFRLRDGSDVTLVAWGAALKETLEAAEALSAEGIEAEVIDPATLKPLDIHTIIDSLEKTGRCVVIHEAARFAGLGAEITAQINEYAFDLLKAPVQRVTGYDTVMPYYRLEDCYLPDGERILAAVRKTLDYPAGGDR; translated from the coding sequence ATGGCTGAAATCACGCTGGTCGAGGCGGTGAATCAGGCCTTGGCCCATGAGCTGGCAGCGGATCCGCGGGTAATCCTGTTCGGCCAGGATATCGGTGCCAATGGCGGCGTTTTCCGGGCCACGGACGGCCTGCAGAAGCGTTTCGGCGATGAGCGGGTACGGGACACGCCGCTGGCGGAAAACATGATTGCGGGGATCGCGGTGGGTATGGCGGTGCAGGGACTGCGGCCTGTGGCGGAGTTCCAGTTCATGGGGTTTATCTACCCCGGTCTCGACCATATTCTCAGTCACGCTGCCCGTTACCGAAACCGGACCCGGGGGCGCCTGTCCTGCCCGGTGGTCTACCGCGCGCCCTATGGTGGTGGCATCCACGCGCCGGAGCATCACTCGGAGAATACCGAGGCCATCTTTGCCCACATCCCCGGCCTGCGGGTCGTGGTGCCCTCTTCCCCGGCGCGGGCTTACGGCCTGCTGCTGGCGGCAATCCGTGACCCCGATCCGGTAGTGTTCCTCGAGCCCAAGCGCATCTACCGGGCAGTGCGTCAGGAGGTGCCGGACGGTGGCGAGGCCCTGCCACTGGATCGCTGTTTCCGCCTGCGCGACGGGAGCGATGTCACTCTGGTCGCCTGGGGAGCGGCCCTCAAGGAAACCCTCGAAGCCGCAGAGGCGCTATCCGCGGAAGGCATCGAGGCAGAGGTGATCGACCCCGCGACACTGAAGCCCCTTGATATCCACACCATTATCGACTCTCTGGAAAAGACCGGCCGCTGTGTGGTTATCCACGAGGCGGCGCGATTTGCGGGTCTGGGAGCGGAAATCACTGCACAGATCAATGAGTACGCCTTCGACCTGCTGAAAGCACCAGTACAGCGGGTCACCGGTTACGACACGGTGATGCCCTATTACCGGCTGGAGGATTGCTACCTGCCGGATGGCGAGCGGATTCTCGCTGCCGTGCGAAAGACTCTCGACTACCCGGCGGGAGGTGATCGGTGA
- the pdhA gene encoding pyruvate dehydrogenase (acetyl-transferring) E1 component subunit alpha — MHKPRLHPVASFDINFLQYLDERGQATQALPDSATPDLLQSLYRQMNLARLVDQRAVQLQRTGRLGTYPSSLGQEAIGVGVGSAMQADDVYCPYYRETGALLERGVEIEEILAIWGGDERGQDYQHAPEDLPLCVPIATQLLHAAGVAFALQYKQRQMGESARVAVTCAGDGATSKGDFYEALNLAGVWKLPVVFVINNNQWAISVSRGAQSASRTIAQKAIAAGIQGLQVDGNDVIAVRTAVADAIELARGGEGPALIEAVTYRLCDHTTADDASRYCPPEQLEQARTREPLLRLGTYLREQGFWDDGAESEMQREQAEVMERALQAYHARPAESPTAMFDHLYGTLPEAFLEQYEELQYLRARDRQESG; from the coding sequence ATGCACAAGCCGCGACTGCACCCGGTTGCCTCATTCGACATCAATTTTCTCCAGTATCTGGACGAGCGGGGTCAGGCCACTCAGGCGCTGCCGGATTCGGCCACACCGGACCTGCTGCAGTCCCTGTACCGGCAGATGAACCTGGCGCGGCTGGTGGATCAGCGTGCGGTGCAGCTGCAGCGCACTGGTCGTCTTGGCACCTATCCCTCCAGTCTCGGCCAGGAGGCGATCGGGGTCGGTGTCGGCTCCGCCATGCAAGCCGACGATGTGTATTGCCCCTATTACCGTGAGACCGGCGCACTGCTTGAGCGGGGTGTCGAAATCGAGGAAATCCTCGCAATCTGGGGCGGCGATGAACGCGGCCAGGATTACCAGCACGCCCCCGAGGACCTGCCGCTCTGTGTCCCCATCGCCACCCAGCTACTGCACGCCGCGGGGGTCGCCTTCGCGCTCCAGTACAAGCAGCGACAGATGGGAGAGTCGGCCCGGGTGGCCGTCACCTGTGCCGGAGACGGCGCCACCTCCAAGGGCGACTTCTACGAAGCCCTGAACCTGGCCGGCGTGTGGAAGCTGCCGGTCGTTTTTGTCATTAACAACAACCAGTGGGCCATCTCTGTCAGCCGCGGAGCACAGAGTGCCTCCAGAACCATCGCCCAGAAAGCCATTGCCGCCGGCATCCAGGGATTGCAGGTGGATGGCAATGACGTCATCGCGGTGCGTACGGCAGTCGCGGACGCCATCGAACTGGCGCGTGGTGGTGAGGGCCCGGCGTTGATCGAGGCGGTCACCTACCGCCTGTGTGACCACACAACCGCCGACGATGCCAGCCGTTACTGTCCCCCGGAGCAGTTGGAACAGGCGCGGACCAGGGAACCGCTGCTGCGCCTGGGTACCTACTTGCGCGAACAGGGGTTCTGGGACGATGGCGCCGAGAGTGAGATGCAGCGGGAGCAGGCAGAAGTCATGGAGCGAGCGCTACAGGCTTACCACGCAAGACCTGCCGAGTCGCCCACCGCCATGTTTGACCATCTTTACGGGACGCTTCCCGAGGCATTTCTGGAGCAGTACGAAGAGTTGCAGTATCTGCGTGCCCGCGACAGGCAGGAGTCTGGCTGA
- the glmU gene encoding bifunctional UDP-N-acetylglucosamine diphosphorylase/glucosamine-1-phosphate N-acetyltransferase GlmU: MTIDVVILAAGKGTRMRSDLPKVLHPIGGQPMLGRVIEAAKQLGEVEITVVVGHGAELVQERFAESGVKFVEQTEQLGTGHAVAQAIPNFRAGSTVLVLYGDVPLVKSGTLQSLLSASDKGPALLSVDMANPAGYGRIVRDDAGRVLAIVEEKDADADTLAIREVNTGILAAPADLLSRWLPELSNNNAQGEYYLTDVIARSVSEEVPVTGVRASDPLEVAGVNSRVQQAQMERALQHSRALALMNAGVTLLDPQRIDIRGSLQCDSDVSIDINCVFEGEVILGNGVQIGPNCLLKNCRLADGTRVEANSIIEDAEVGESCTIGPFARLRPGTQLADGAKIGNFVETKKAKIGRGSKVNHLSYVGDALVGEGVNIGAGTITCNYDGVNKSTTEIGDGAFIGSNTALVAPVSVGAGATVGAGSTITREVGGDELAVARGKQRNISGWQRPTKKK; encoded by the coding sequence ATGACCATTGATGTTGTGATCCTCGCCGCCGGTAAAGGCACCCGCATGCGTTCCGATCTGCCCAAAGTACTCCACCCTATTGGTGGCCAGCCGATGCTGGGCCGGGTCATCGAGGCCGCCAAGCAACTGGGTGAGGTGGAGATTACGGTGGTGGTGGGCCATGGCGCCGAGCTGGTGCAGGAGCGCTTTGCCGAAAGCGGCGTGAAGTTCGTTGAGCAGACCGAGCAGCTGGGCACCGGCCATGCGGTGGCCCAGGCGATCCCGAACTTCCGCGCCGGGTCGACGGTGCTGGTGCTCTATGGCGACGTGCCACTGGTGAAGAGCGGTACCCTGCAATCCCTGCTCAGCGCCTCGGACAAGGGCCCGGCCCTGCTGTCCGTGGATATGGCGAACCCGGCTGGCTATGGCCGGATCGTGCGGGATGACGCCGGACGCGTGCTGGCCATCGTCGAGGAGAAGGATGCGGATGCCGACACCCTCGCCATCCGCGAGGTGAATACGGGCATCCTCGCCGCCCCGGCCGACCTGCTGTCCCGCTGGCTGCCGGAACTGTCCAACAATAATGCCCAGGGTGAGTACTACCTGACCGACGTCATTGCCCGCTCGGTGAGTGAGGAAGTGCCGGTGACCGGTGTGCGCGCCAGCGACCCTTTGGAAGTGGCCGGAGTCAACAGCCGGGTGCAACAGGCACAAATGGAGCGCGCCCTGCAGCACAGCCGTGCGCTGGCTTTGATGAATGCCGGTGTCACCCTGCTGGACCCGCAGCGCATCGATATCCGCGGCAGCCTGCAGTGCGACAGCGACGTCTCCATTGATATCAACTGTGTGTTCGAGGGTGAGGTGATCCTCGGCAACGGAGTGCAGATCGGGCCCAACTGCCTGCTGAAGAACTGCCGACTCGCCGATGGCACCCGGGTGGAAGCCAATTCCATCATCGAGGATGCCGAGGTGGGCGAATCCTGCACCATCGGGCCGTTTGCCCGCCTGCGTCCTGGCACCCAGCTGGCCGACGGGGCCAAGATCGGCAACTTCGTCGAGACCAAGAAGGCGAAGATTGGCCGCGGCTCCAAGGTGAACCACCTCTCCTATGTGGGTGATGCCCTGGTTGGCGAGGGGGTCAACATCGGCGCCGGTACTATCACCTGCAACTACGACGGCGTGAACAAGTCCACCACCGAGATCGGCGACGGCGCCTTTATCGGCTCCAATACTGCGCTGGTGGCACCGGTTTCTGTTGGAGCGGGTGCGACCGTGGGCGCTGGTTCCACCATCACCCGTGAAGTGGGCGGCGACGAGCTGGCGGTGGCGCGGGGCAAGCAACGCAATATCAGTGGCTGGCAGCGCCCGACTAAAAAGAAGTGA
- a CDS encoding amidohydrolase family protein, with product MTTIKQKPLRQQLLGFTAAALLLPLGTGANTGATEAVKEKESAGQAESWDVNQPPYEFKPIALDTRETTWSNLDVSPDGRTILFDMLGDIYQVPVSGGKAKALTNELAWNMQPRFSPDGQSIVFISDRDGADNIWVMDRNGDKLRQLTTEKENLVHSPSWSPDGQHLVARKGFMSGRSIPAGEIWMYHYGGGEGRQLKERLGGEIAQKNIADPVFSPDGRYIYYSIDTTPGTVWEYNKNSTQQIFAINRYDLQDGKEETFVSGPGGAIAPMPSPDGNQLAFIRRQDNKTSLFLKDLETGLETPVYSELERDLQETFGSHGNYVQYDWMPDGESLIVWSKGKFQRIAADGSGSEEIAAHIQVEKQVADAVRFPVDVAPEEFQVKMIRWAQKSPDGRQIAFQALGRIYIQDVESGERRRLTRQDDHFEFYPSWSRDGRQITYVTWDDEKLGHVRVVSARSGRGENITSQPGLYVEPSFSPSGETVAYRRFTGGYLLSPEYSLEPGIYLADADGDWQRRIAKAGYEPHFGADDERIYFSEFVYDGGGKRVLKSVDANGKDEREHLHGAEITSFRLSPDGRWVAFTQDFKAYVAPFMHTGKSESIGPNAKAVAVKQVSARAGEHLHWSADSRTLGWSHGPKLYEQQLRNAFDFVAGAPEALPEPVAEGVDLSFVQKHENHDRLVALTGGKVVTMRDAEQSREVIDNGVVLFRGNRIVAVGPANEVEIPLGAKRIDVSGKTVLPGLIDAHAHGAQGREEIIPQQNWNLFSSLAFGVTTIHDPSNDSSEIFSAAEMQKAGLITGPRIFSTGTILYGAKGPGYKAKINSLEDAQFHVGRLKEMGAISVKSYNQPRREQRQQVLQAAREQGIMVVPEGGGKFQHNMNMIVDGHTGVEHSLPIANVYTDVEQLWGQTQVGYTPTFVVAYGGLSGEYYWYDRTEVWKNERLTTFTPDFIVNPRSIRRPTAPDSHYNHFNVARHAKQLRDKGVTVHIGAHGQREGLGAHWELWMMGQGGFTPWEAFRAGTIDGARYLGMDGDLGSIEPGKLADLIVVDGNPLEDLRQSENIAYTVINGRIFDASTMNELDSEDRLAFFHERLPISAMPTPTAEAIQEKMERHHWVH from the coding sequence ATGACAACGATCAAGCAGAAACCACTGCGCCAGCAGCTGCTCGGTTTTACGGCGGCAGCGCTGCTGCTGCCGCTTGGCACCGGGGCGAATACCGGTGCCACCGAAGCTGTTAAAGAGAAAGAGAGCGCCGGCCAGGCCGAAAGCTGGGACGTGAACCAGCCCCCCTATGAATTCAAGCCGATTGCGCTGGATACCCGCGAGACCACCTGGAGCAACCTGGACGTCAGCCCGGATGGCAGGACCATCCTGTTCGACATGCTCGGTGACATCTATCAGGTGCCCGTAAGCGGCGGCAAGGCGAAGGCCCTGACCAACGAGCTCGCCTGGAACATGCAGCCGCGCTTCAGCCCGGATGGCCAATCCATCGTCTTTATCAGCGATCGCGACGGCGCCGACAACATCTGGGTCATGGATCGCAACGGCGACAAACTGCGCCAGCTGACCACCGAGAAGGAAAACCTGGTGCACTCTCCCAGCTGGAGCCCTGATGGCCAGCACCTGGTTGCGCGCAAGGGCTTTATGTCCGGGCGCAGTATTCCCGCCGGTGAAATCTGGATGTACCACTACGGTGGCGGCGAGGGCCGCCAGCTGAAGGAGCGCCTGGGCGGTGAGATCGCGCAGAAGAATATCGCCGATCCGGTGTTCTCCCCGGACGGTCGCTACATTTATTACTCAATCGATACCACCCCGGGCACGGTGTGGGAATACAACAAGAATTCCACCCAGCAGATCTTTGCCATTAACCGCTACGATCTGCAGGACGGCAAGGAAGAGACTTTCGTCTCCGGTCCCGGCGGCGCCATCGCGCCGATGCCGTCACCGGATGGCAACCAGCTGGCGTTTATTCGCCGCCAGGACAACAAAACCTCCCTGTTCCTGAAGGATCTGGAAACCGGCCTGGAAACCCCGGTATACAGCGAATTGGAGCGGGATCTGCAGGAGACCTTCGGTTCCCACGGCAACTACGTGCAGTACGACTGGATGCCCGACGGGGAATCCCTGATCGTCTGGTCAAAGGGCAAGTTCCAGCGTATCGCCGCCGATGGCAGCGGTAGCGAGGAAATCGCCGCTCACATCCAGGTCGAGAAGCAGGTGGCGGACGCGGTGCGCTTCCCTGTCGACGTCGCCCCGGAGGAGTTCCAGGTCAAGATGATCCGCTGGGCACAGAAGTCCCCGGATGGTCGGCAGATCGCTTTCCAGGCCCTGGGCAGGATCTATATCCAGGATGTGGAGAGCGGTGAACGCCGTCGCCTGACCCGCCAGGACGACCACTTCGAGTTCTATCCCAGCTGGTCCCGCGATGGCCGACAGATCACTTACGTGACTTGGGATGACGAAAAGCTGGGCCACGTGCGCGTTGTGTCCGCCCGCAGCGGTCGCGGCGAGAACATCACCAGTCAGCCGGGCCTGTACGTGGAACCGAGCTTCTCCCCCAGCGGTGAAACCGTCGCTTACCGCCGCTTTACCGGCGGTTATCTGCTCAGCCCGGAGTACTCGCTGGAACCCGGTATCTACCTGGCCGATGCCGATGGCGACTGGCAGCGGCGAATTGCCAAGGCTGGCTACGAGCCCCATTTCGGCGCCGATGACGAGCGGATCTACTTCTCCGAGTTTGTCTACGACGGCGGCGGCAAGCGGGTGCTGAAGAGTGTCGATGCCAACGGCAAGGATGAGCGCGAGCACCTGCACGGTGCCGAGATTACCTCCTTCCGCCTGTCCCCGGATGGCCGCTGGGTGGCCTTCACTCAGGACTTCAAGGCCTATGTGGCGCCGTTCATGCACACTGGCAAGTCCGAATCCATTGGCCCCAATGCCAAGGCAGTGGCAGTCAAACAGGTTTCCGCCCGTGCCGGCGAGCACCTGCACTGGTCTGCCGACAGCCGCACCCTGGGCTGGTCTCATGGCCCGAAGCTGTACGAGCAGCAGCTGAGGAATGCCTTCGACTTTGTCGCCGGCGCGCCAGAAGCCTTGCCGGAGCCGGTGGCCGAGGGCGTGGACCTGAGCTTCGTCCAAAAGCACGAAAACCACGATCGCCTGGTTGCGCTCACTGGCGGCAAGGTGGTCACCATGCGTGACGCCGAGCAGTCCCGGGAAGTCATCGACAACGGCGTGGTGCTGTTCCGCGGCAACCGCATCGTCGCGGTGGGCCCGGCCAATGAAGTGGAGATCCCGCTGGGTGCCAAGCGTATCGATGTCAGCGGCAAGACGGTGTTGCCGGGCCTGATCGATGCCCACGCCCACGGTGCCCAGGGCCGCGAAGAGATTATCCCGCAGCAGAACTGGAATCTGTTCTCCAGCCTGGCATTCGGGGTTACCACCATTCACGACCCGTCCAACGACAGCAGCGAGATCTTCTCCGCCGCCGAGATGCAGAAAGCCGGCCTGATCACCGGCCCGCGCATCTTCTCCACCGGCACCATCCTTTATGGCGCCAAGGGTCCCGGTTACAAAGCCAAGATCAACTCTCTGGAAGATGCCCAGTTCCATGTGGGCCGACTGAAAGAGATGGGCGCAATCTCGGTGAAAAGCTACAACCAGCCCCGTCGCGAGCAGCGCCAGCAGGTACTGCAGGCAGCCCGCGAGCAGGGCATCATGGTCGTGCCCGAGGGCGGCGGTAAGTTCCAGCACAACATGAACATGATCGTCGACGGCCACACCGGTGTAGAGCACTCCCTGCCCATCGCCAACGTCTACACCGACGTGGAGCAACTGTGGGGCCAGACGCAGGTAGGTTACACGCCGACCTTCGTGGTCGCCTACGGAGGCCTCTCCGGTGAGTACTACTGGTATGACCGCACCGAGGTGTGGAAAAACGAGCGCCTGACTACCTTTACTCCGGACTTTATCGTCAATCCGCGCAGTATCCGCCGGCCGACAGCCCCGGACAGCCACTACAACCACTTCAATGTGGCGCGCCACGCCAAGCAGCTGCGCGACAAGGGCGTTACCGTGCACATCGGTGCCCACGGCCAGCGCGAGGGCCTAGGTGCGCATTGGGAGTTGTGGATGATGGGGCAGGGCGGTTTCACTCCCTGGGAGGCGTTCCGTGCCGGCACCATCGACGGCGCCCGCTATCTGGGCATGGACGGTGACCTTGGCAGTATCGAGCCGGGCAAACTGGCCGACCTGATCGTGGTGGACGGCAATCCGCTCGAGGATCTGCGTCAGTCTGAAAACATTGCCTATACGGTGATCAACGGCCGCATCTTTGACGCCAGTACCATGAACGAGCTGGACAGCGAGGACCGGCTGGCCTTCTTCCACGAGCGCCTGCCGATCAGCGCCATGCCGACGCCCACGGCTGAAGCCATCCAGGAAAAGATGGAGCGCCATCACTGGGTACACTGA